The genomic interval CCGATCCGTATCGACGCCCGATAGCGCTTTCACCAGGCTCGTCTTACCGTGGTCGATATGCCCCGCCGTACCGACGATCATGCGCGCGCGCCTTTCAGTTGCTCGACCAGTTGCGCTTCGTCGGCGGCTTCTAGGCAGCGCAGATCGAGACGCAACGCATCGTCCGCGATGCGACCGATCACGGGCCGCGCCATTTCCCGCAACATCTTTTCGAGCGCAAGCAATTGACGGCCGCCGCGTTTGCCGTCCGCCATTCTGACGACCAGACCATAACTCGGCAGCACGTCGACCGGCAACGCGCCGCTGCCGATCTGACTGAACATCGGCTCCGCCGTCACCGCATAACGTTCGCCGACTGCGTGCTGCAACGCGGGCTGCACGCGATCCGCAGCGAGCCGGATGTCATCGGCGGCACGGGTCAATAAGCGCAGCGTAGTGAGCCGCTCCGTGAGCCTCTCCGGCGCGCGATAAAGCTGCAGCACAGGCTCCAGCGCCGCGAGCGTCAGTTTGCCGACGCGCAACGCGCGCTTGAGTGGATGCTTCTTGATCTTCGCGATCAGATCGCGTCGCCCAACGATCAAACCGGCTTGCGGACCGCCGAGCAACTTGTCGCCGCTGAACGTGACGAGGTCCGCACCGGCCTCGACGGTTTCGCGTACCGTCGTCTCGCGCGGCAAGCCCCATTGGCTCAGATCGACCAGCGTGCCGCTGCCGAGATCCACGGCAACCGCGAGGCCGCGCGCGTGGGCGAGCGGCGCGATTTCATTCAGACCGACCTCTTTGGTGAAGCCGCTGATCGCATAGTTGCTCGCGTGGACTTTCATCAGCAGCGCGGTTTGCGGGCCGATGGCTTCCTCGTAGTCCTTCAGATGCGTGCGGTTCGTCGTGCCGACTTCACGCAATTTCGCGCCCGCGCGGCTCATGATGTCGGGAATGCGGAACGCACCGCCGATTTCAAC from Paraburkholderia phytofirmans PsJN carries:
- the selA gene encoding L-seryl-tRNA(Sec) selenium transferase: MSDVSGSELRALMARVPSVEKVMASAEFAALLAEYGRTQVLGAVREALDTWRAGAQSGDASVSALDVAQLKSAVEAALRKRHESRLRSVFNLTGTVLHTNLGRALLPDEAVQAVMKALTQPANLEFDLGTGKRGDRDDLIDELICELTGAEAATVVNNNAAAVLLTLSALASKKEVIVSRGELVEIGGAFRIPDIMSRAGAKLREVGTTNRTHLKDYEEAIGPQTALLMKVHASNYAISGFTKEVGLNEIAPLAHARGLAVAVDLGSGTLVDLSQWGLPRETTVRETVEAGADLVTFSGDKLLGGPQAGLIVGRRDLIAKIKKHPLKRALRVGKLTLAALEPVLQLYRAPERLTERLTTLRLLTRAADDIRLAADRVQPALQHAVGERYAVTAEPMFSQIGSGALPVDVLPSYGLVVRMADGKRGGRQLLALEKMLREMARPVIGRIADDALRLDLRCLEAADEAQLVEQLKGARA